The nucleotide window TTCTCATTGCTGCAGCCGCATCTCGGCGATACAGCCACTGCTCACGACCTTCTGGGTGAGGTGTGAGCCGAAGAGCTTCATCCGGCCGAGCTCCGAGTCCGAGCTCTCTCACAAAggcatcatggcgtcggcgtcgacagcagccgcaaAGAAGCTCGTCGTGTGCGGGGGCAGTGGCTTCCTCGGCTCCCGCATCTGCAAATACGCCGTCGCGCGTGGCTGGGACGTGACGTCCATCAGGTCCGTTTTGCCCGCTCATCTGCCTCCGTCAGGAAGGCCTCGTCCACCCCTCGATTCCCGCAACATCAATGCTGACTGACGCATCGTCTGCAGCCGCTCAGGAGAGCCCAAATGGGAGAACGTCACCGACTCGGCCGACACGCCCCCGTGGTCCCACAAGGTCTCGTGGGAGCGCGCCGACATCCTCCGACCCGTCACCTACGCACCGCTGCTCAAAGGCGCCGACTACGTCGTCCATAGCATGGGCATCCTCCTTGAGGCCGACTACAAGGGCATCGTCTCCGGCAAGGACTCGCCTATTGCCGGCCTGCAAAAGATCTTTGCCTCacccgccacccgcccgcgcggcgtCAACCCTCTTGACAAgaagctcggcgaggacatcAAGCCCGAGGACCCTAACCTACAGTTCTCCTACGAGGTCATGAACCGCgacagcgccgtcgccctcgcgaGGCACGCCTCCGACGAGGGCACGGGCGCCTTCTGCTACATCTCggcatgcggcggcgcgcccatCATGCCCCCGAGATACATATCCACCAAGCGCGAGGCGGAGAGCGCAATCGCCACCAACTTTCCGCGGATGCGCAACGTCTTCTTCAGACCGCCTTTCATGTACGACGGCTCGCGAAAGTTCACCATTGGCATggctgccatggctggcGCGGGCACGATATTCAACAACCTGACAGGCAAGTACCTGAACAACTTCATGGGTGCGGCCGGCACGAAGCCCCTCAaggtcgaggtggtggccgaggccgttgtCGAGGCGCTCAGCGACGACAAGGTGCAGGGCCCCGTAGAGGTGCCGGAGATTGAGGAGCTCGCCACCAAAGCATGGAGGAAAGGCATGCTGTGATAACTTGTATACCGACCCAAAAAAGCGCTAAAATGTACAATCCACGCCAAGACAACAGCCGCTCGCCTCTATGGACCTTTCCAGACCCCCTCATATCATCGTGCCTCTCTCGAAGCTGTCCCTGATATCCGCCGTATACTTGTCGTAGAAGCGCGATAGCTTCTGGTTGAACTGCTTGTTCTTCTCGTTGATGTACGtcacgtcgccctcgtcgccattcTTGGCCATGCGTTCCTTCCTCTTTTTCAGTCTCTGCTCGTCAGCCCTTCGGAGATCCTCCACCAGTCGGTCCACCGCAGCCTTGTCCGGCTTATTTTGCGCAAACGACGTCGTATCGGCAGTCGAGTAGAAAGACCCGTCCTTGTCCACGGCGATGAGCTCCCCGTCCTCCATCTCCACAATGTCCAGTCCACCAGAGGCTGCCGCCTTCTCGATCGCCGCCAACTTCTGCTTGTCGTAGTTTTCGAGATCTGGGTTGATGTTTTGGAGCTGCCGCTTGTACACCTTGTTGCTCTCTTGGTGATTGTCGCGGAACGCGTTGTTGTCGCGGTgtgccgccttcttcttcaggCGCTTGTCCCACTTCTCGCTCTCGTCAATCGTCCAGTCCCATGCCCGCTTCCGCTCAAagtcctcgcccgcctcttCGACGTCCGCCTTGAGTAGTTTGTGCGACGCGATAGCATGCTTGCGGTGGAGCGCCGTGAGCTGACTTGGGTCGCTGGCAAGACGCTGCGACTCCTTGGTCGCCTCCTTCAGATTCGTTTCGGACGACGTCTTGGCTCGAGCCTGCAGTGCCTTGAACCGTGCCATGCGCTCCttggctttggcggcggcatcggcggcgctgggcttctcgggctcgggctcgggctccgGGACCGCAGGCTTGGTCGCTGCCTCGGTTGTGGGTTCGGCTGTCGGCTCTGTGgacgtgggcgcgggcggctcgggcTTGGACTCTGGTTGCGGTtgttcttcctcctccgtgTTGTGTTCTGGCTCAGCCTGAggtgctggctgggccttctcctgctcggcctccGCTTTGGCCGCGGCTCTCGTGGTCCGTCTCTTCTTCGCAGGAGGCGCCATATTTGATGCAGGTCGTGGCTCTTTTTCGCGTTCACTTGTGGAGATCGTCGGGCGTTGACGACATGCGGTGTACTGAACTCGGTGCAGCAGGGTGTTTGCGAAAGTTGACCACCCGCGCGGAGATACGTAAGCGCGCCTCCGAAGGCCGACAGAGGTGCCAATGATCTGCGTGGCAGAACAGAACCTGGAGCCTGGAACCTCCTccgcaggcgggcgggtggcggggAACACAGCGGGAAGGCCCACTCAATCTTTGGGGCACCACAGCCCAAGGTTGTCCCCCTGAAGCCCGGGCAGGTCCCTGGTCGCCCCGCGTTTAGGTAGCTGCACACCTGCGAACAGTAGGTAGAGCATCTCGCCCCTTGTCACACGCGACATCGGGACCAAACAGCTTCACAATTTCGACGACAGCCATGCCGCCCCCTCACCGCCGATAGCAGTTCATCCCTTCGCAACTTGGTGAAGTGTCCATTTCCATGATGATAAGAccagccgcgcgccgcgcgccacaGCTCCCCGAGACGGACCTCTGCGTCGGCGCTCTTCCTTCCCAGCGACGGTTTAAGACCTTTATCCGCCACGTCAACAAGAACAATGAGGTGTACTTTACGCTTGCGggtcgacggccacgccccgaccccgcgtcgcccgctcaGCATGAGTTTTTCTCCATGCCGGACCTGCTGCTCGACCTGGACGCTGAGGGCACGGCCGGCGTGCGTCCtttcgacgaggaggctGACGAACGGCGGCTCAAGGAGAGATGGCCCGCCGAGCCTCTtaagcgcgccgccgtgaggtCGCGTGTCCAGCAGTTTGAGGACCAGGTGTACGAGTCGCGGCGCAAGGCGAGGCAGCTCTGGTCGCAGCCGACGAACATCTGGCGCATCACGCCCCACGACCTCCTGTCCGCCGCGCTGCGAGGCGCACCCTCACCAGACGAACCGGCCAAGCCAGACGTATCTGAGGCGACACCAAAGGCTTTCCTTGGCACGAGTATCACCGCCCAGCTGCGCATCGAGAACGGCATCCCTCCTCACGCCCTAGACGAAGACCAGCAGCTGCTACGGTGGATGCTACTCCGACAACGCAGCCTCGAGTACTCCAAAGAAACCCAAGGCAAGGTGTCACCGACTCCCACGCAGTTGGTTGAAGCACTTCGGAAGCAAACCTCCATCACGGAGATTCGGAGGCTGATATTCCAGTGCCTCGCCGCAGGCACCAATGTTGACGGCTTCGGCTCCCGTGGGCAGTCAGGGCTCAATCTATCACTCGAGGTTCGTCGAGCTTATGAGCGagcgctcggcgagggctccACCCATGAACGTCCAGTTCTCGAAACATTGACAGCCCTCGGCAACCTTGCAGCGAAACTGTCagcgctcggcgccgacataGGGGCGCCGTTGTATGGCCTCTGCCTCAAGCTGTGCGCTGAGGCTAGCCTCCCCGAATCGCTCGCAGAGTGGCTGTGCCGTGGCTATGAGGCCCAAGTGTGGGAAGACGAAGTAGGATCATTAGAGGATGTGGTGTCGTCCCTCTCAGCCATCGGTGCCGCCAAAGCCAGCAATGGCCACTGGGACCTGAACAGGACATCTCAGCGGCAGCTCACCTTTCGATTCCTCACAGGAGTCGACGAAAAGGACACACTCTCGGCAGATTCGTTTCGAAACCTCGCTGTGCTCCGCCTCCAGCAAGGCTCACAGGGTCAGACGTTGCCATCGCTGTCCGCCTATCAGTCGTATGTAAATCTCCTGGGCCACCTTGGGGCCGTCAGGACACTGTGGAAGGAATGGCGCCTTAGCGCGCCGCAAGCCCGTGCTGTGGCCGGACCGCAAAAGACAGACAGCAAATCAGTCGACGTCGCATTCGGAAAAGCTTTGCAGCGCGCGATTCACGTCATCACCGCGACGGATGGCGAGGCGGTCCGCGATCTCAGCCTCGACGAATGCGCCAGTCATGACCATCACGCCATTGAGATGCAAGGCAAAGGGGCACGGCatgacgtcctcggccatgccCTGAAACCTGTACAAGCCGCATTTCTGCTCGATATGGCACTTAAGGACTACCTCACTCATTTGCAGCAGATCAGAGAAGATGCATGAGCCAGAGGGCGCATTGGCGGTCCGTGAGCAGGGATTTGTCGCTGGAAAATGGACCATATACCTGTAAGACATGAGGCCACCCAGAGGCTACCAGGTGATCGAAATAGTCTGGGCAGGCGTGGAGTCTTGTTTATGGGAATGTTGTCTCAGGGTGATCAATCAAGGGCATCGCGCGGATTCTACAAATTGAGACCTACGGCCGTTTCGACCATCGCGATGAGGCCTTCAAACGTCCCTTGCAGAAATCAAAATCTACGGGCCAAAAAGGCCCTGAATCCATGCAAACTGACTCTCAGCGCCACTGCGAGTCGGCATCGGCTTTCAGCCGAGTTCCGTGTGCCTGTGCAAAAACGGCTCACATTCAATCCAGCGAGCGCCGGGATACCACATTGGTGCTCTGAtcaccgcctcgtcggcacccCACTGACACAGGCCGTGACGGCCCCGTGCCCAATTCAATGCGAGGTGGCCGGACGCCGGCATCTGCtccagctggctggcatCGGCGAATGGTGAAAGCAATGGCTCGCTTTGCGCGGCAGGGGATCGTGAGCTGGATCGGCGCAGGGTGCTGCGACTTACACGAACCCTTCTGGCAGCTTCCTGAAGGAGAAGGTCGCGGCCCGCACTTCGAGGGTCTCATCGTTGAGCCTTTTTGCCCGAACGCTGTCCTTTCCCGAGAGCCGGGACTATGTCGAGAAGCCTTGGCTGTGGCTTCCTGCAGTCATCATCACGCTGAATCCGTTTGGCGCACTATTCAGCCGTCATCCAAGCTATGTTTGTGGCATATTGTCATGAAGTGCCTACCCAAATGCACGCAGCACCATGTTCCAGCTGTGGGATGCCTTGACCATGACTTGCCAACCGAGAACATGGCGTGGCCGCGCATTCAAGGACCACGATTTTTTGCGTGATAGCTCCGATGGACTGATGGGGAACTAGTTGGCATCGTGCCTCATGCCAAGGGGCACCATCTGAGCATCAACTTGCGTTTGATGCGGCCACTTTCCTGCCGCCAAGCATTGAGACCAATAATAGCGTACCCGTCCAATCAAGCGGTGATGCCTGTGCGGGACGCTGGCCGCCATGGATATGCTCTTGTGATTACCTCACCGCCGTGACCAAGTGGACACATTCCTCGCAAGAtgggcgcagcagcaaggacactgtgacgaggcgggcgccaCAGACCTGCCCCTGGTGAAATGGCCCGTAAGAGCCTTGAGATCGTATTGCGCCAGCACACGGGAAACTTCGGCAGGGCTTATGGCACTTGCAGAGTCACCGTTCATACTTTTTGTTGGCCTGTGAGCAGGGCAACAGCGTGGGCTAGATTTCAGGAGCGTACTTCAAAAACATCGTGCTTTTCAGGAGCTCTCCGGTCGATCCTCGATCCCACCCTCACATGGGACGTGAAGTACTAACTGTCATCTGCCGTGGCTAGGGTGAGGAGTCGTAGCAATTGGTTCCATCCGGCGTCTGTCATGCTTCGTTTGACGACCAGATATTGCTTGCCTCCATGCTCAGGCCAGCATGCTGACTCGGCCCGGTCCGATAGTTCCTCGGAGTGGGCTTCTCTCGTTCAAGGGCCAGGGTGGCTGGAGGGATAGCAAACCATGCTATGCTGACAATATCCACAAATCGCAGCGGGATATTTGACTCTCCTGGGCGTGGAGCAACAAGGGAGGCAAAcaatggccgccgccaccacgtcGAAGCCCCTTGCTTGTCCCTCAAATATCGAGGAggcgaaaaaaaaaacccaAATCTTCTGGCGTGCACAGAACAAACTTTTCTTGCTCCGAAACGAGGGCCACCGGTTGCAAACCAAAGGGCCCAGCCCGCATTGATGGAAAACTTCGCtcacgccgtcgaggaaaATTAACTTAGTATTGGTAGCTGCAGGTTCCCAGCACGGTAGGtgggccaggcaggcccGTGGCACCCTGATG belongs to Purpureocillium takamizusanense chromosome 1, complete sequence and includes:
- a CDS encoding uncharacterized protein (BUSCO:EOG09262ZZ8~EggNog:ENOG503NVV8~COG:G~COG:M) produces the protein MASASTAAAKKLVVCGGSGFLGSRICKYAVARGWDVTSISRSGEPKWENVTDSADTPPWSHKVSWERADILRPVTYAPLLKGADYVVHSMGILLEADYKGIVSGKDSPIAGLQKIFASPATRPRGVNPLDKKLGEDIKPEDPNLQFSYEVMNRDSAVALARHASDEGTGAFCYISACGGAPIMPPRYISTKREAESAIATNFPRMRNVFFRPPFMYDGSRKFTIGMAAMAGAGTIFNNLTGKYLNNFMGAAGTKPLKVEVVAEAVVEALSDDKVQGPVEVPEIEELATKAWRKGML
- the syf2 gene encoding Pre-mRNA-splicing factor SYF2 (EggNog:ENOG503NUPY~COG:A~COG:D), whose product is MAPPAKKRRTTRAAAKAEAEQEKAQPAPQAEPEHNTEEEEQPQPESKPEPPAPTSTEPTAEPTTEAATKPAVPEPEPEPEKPSAADAAAKAKERMARFKALQARAKTSSETNLKEATKESQRLASDPSQLTALHRKHAIASHKLLKADVEEAGEDFERKRAWDWTIDESEKWDKRLKKKAAHRDNNAFRDNHQESNKVYKRQLQNINPDLENYDKQKLAAIEKAAASGGLDIVEMEDGELIAVDKDGSFYSTADTTSFAQNKPDKAAVDRLVEDLRRADEQRLKKRKERMAKNGDEGDVTYINEKNKQFNQKLSRFYDKYTADIRDSFERGTMI
- a CDS encoding uncharacterized protein (EggNog:ENOG503P9U2), yielding MMIRPAARRAPQLPETDLCVGALPSQRRFKTFIRHVNKNNEVYFTLAGRRPRPDPASPAQHEFFSMPDLLLDLDAEGTAGVRPFDEEADERRLKERWPAEPLKRAAVRSRVQQFEDQVYESRRKARQLWSQPTNIWRITPHDLLSAALRGAPSPDEPAKPDVSEATPKAFLGTSITAQLRIENGIPPHALDEDQQLLRWMLLRQRSLEYSKETQGKVSPTPTQLVEALRKQTSITEIRRLIFQCLAAGTNVDGFGSRGQSGLNLSLEVRRAYERALGEGSTHERPVLETLTALGNLAAKLSALGADIGAPLYGLCLKLCAEASLPESLAEWLCRGYEAQVWEDEVGSLEDVVSSLSAIGAAKASNGHWDLNRTSQRQLTFRFLTGVDEKDTLSADSFRNLAVLRLQQGSQGQTLPSLSAYQSYVNLLGHLGAVRTLWKEWRLSAPQARAVAGPQKTDSKSVDVAFGKALQRAIHVITATDGEAVRDLSLDECASHDHHAIEMQGKGARHDVLGHALKPVQAAFLLDMALKDYLTHLQQIREDA